The Besnoitia besnoiti strain Bb-Ger1 chromosome IV, whole genome shotgun sequence genome contains a region encoding:
- a CDS encoding hypothetical protein (encoded by transcript BESB_054650), with amino-acid sequence MHLHGRNKEPQSSASSRKLPHHSSEDSEVHKLPSSAAYNCVPYLPYYLIGLIFLQTAFGLIELSHPDNSIPVNRFVTPRWFLKWTDRKPPVMTENTVHDCAARRVCAAAQRYSPFRLTPGSTLRGATSSLQFEFPVGELFLVLCPSCLIDLCARTLSVPLRAVHCPLLSFCPPVGPSESSLV; translated from the exons ATGCACTTACACGGGCGGAACAAAGAACCCCAGAGCAGTGCGAGTTCACGCAAGCTCCCTCACCACAGTTCTGAAGACAGTGAAGTCCACAAGCTGCCCTCAAGCGCTGCCTACAAc tgtgttccctatctaccatattatctaattggtttaattttcttacaaacggcttttggtttgattgaattatcgcacccagataactccataccagtgaaccggttcGTAACTCCGCGTTGGTTCCTGAAGTGGACTGATAGAAAACCACCTGTAATGACTGAAAACACAGTTCACGACTGTGCCGCGAGACGTGTGTGCGCGGCAGCCCAGCGCTATTCGCCGTTCAGACTTACTCCAGGCTCCACTCTCCGAGGTGCCACTAGTTCCCTTCAGTTTGAGTTCCCTGTCGGCGAACTCTTCTTGGTTCTTTGCCCATCGTGTTTGATCGACCTCTGTGCGAGAACGCTCTCtgtgcctctccgcgccgtccattgccctcttctctctttctgcccCCCCGTCGGTCCGTCAGAGAGCTCGCTCGTGTAG
- a CDS encoding ATPase, AAA family protein (encoded by transcript BESB_054660), producing MFFPSVGAGASGAALPTHKPSAGKDEDITGKFDPTALERGAKALKELDSSPNAAKAFEVTKLQEQTKQKQLQKEMEELAAVRMRAQAEHARTEAEERRKTINHAQEQERVTAQYRAQLEAEAYQKKLQDQQKQNEVWLEQQHQQFLRQQELRKRQEQELLEMRRQQMREEKAMEREIMREKIQEETKGRIKQERENIDIHLRELRAKAAEYRKTRMDTLHTVFSGVGNAFNELMSDRSRLATLVGSLTALACGVYGARTGAHLLGRYWESRLGKPPLVRETSRWVFSKSFFNPLRFIRGKVQKKDFQEKIVFEEELAERLQWTTNSLISAKANGTPFRHMLLYGAPGTGKTLFARTLARESGMDYAIMTGGDVGPLGRDGPSEVNKLFAWADKSRKGLLLFIDEADAFLRQGRGSASAMSEDARNAISAFLHHTGTESDKFCVVLATNCREILDRAVLDRVDEQFEFPLPAVEERKRMLNQFLEEYIFRTTKTGRKIVVDEKIDDAFVQEMAEKTEGFSGRQLAKLVIAFQAAVFGSGTNTLTRGMAETVLSWKLAHFDQDIDTIERRSREQKLADA from the exons ATGTTTTTCCCTAGCGTTGGAGCCGGCGCCTCGGGAGCAGCCCTCCCGACGCACAAGCCGAGCGCGGGAAAGGATGAAGATATCACTGGAAAGT TCGATCCCACTgcgctggagcgcggcgcgaaggccctGAAGGAGCTCGACTCGTCGCCGAACGCAGCGAAGGCCTTCGAGGTCACGAAGCTTCAGGAGCAGACTAAGCAGAAGCAGCTTCAGAAGGAGATGGAGGAG CTGGCAGCGgttcgcatgcgcgcgcaaGCTGAGCACGCCCGGactgaggcggaggagcggcgcaAGACAATTAACCACGCGCAGGAGCAGGAGCGCGTCACCGCGCAGTACCGTGCGCAGTTGGAGGC CGAGGCCTACCAAAAGAAACTACAGGACCAGCAGAAACAGAACGAAGTCTGGCTCGAGCAGCAGCATCAGCAGTTTCTGCGGCAGCAGGAGCTGCGCAAGCGTCAGGAGCAAGAGCTCTTGGAgatgcgccggcagcagatgcgcgaagagaaggcgatGGAGCGCGAAATCATGCGGGAGAAAATCCAGGAAGAAACCAAGGGACGCATCAagcaggagagagaaaacatcGACATTCATCTCCG CGAActgcgcgcgaaggccgcggagtATCGCAAGACGCGCATGGACACGCTCCACACTGTCTTCTCAGGCGTCGGCAATGCATTCAACGAGCTCATGAGCGATCGCAGTCGCCTCGCGACTCTG GTTGGGAGTCTGACGGCCTTGGCATGCGGTGTCTATGGCGCGCGGACGGGAGCGCACCTTTTGGGGCGCTACTGG GAGTCGCGCCTCGGAAAGCCACCTCTCGTTCGCGAAACGTCGCGCTGGGTCTTCTCC AAATCCTTTTTCAACCCGCTTCGTTTCATCCGCGGCAAGGTGCAGAAGAAGGATTTCCAGGAAAAAATCGTTTTCGAAGAGGAGCTTGCAGAGAGGCTGCAGTGGACGACTAACTCTCTCATCTCCGCCAAGGCAAACGGCACTCCTTTCCGCCACATGCTTCTCTACGGAGCTCCCGGAACAGGAAAGACGCTCTTTGCTCGAAC cctcgcgcgcgagtctggAATGGACTACGCGATCATGACGGGCGGCGACGTGGGTCCACTTGGTCGAGACGGCCCCAGCGAGGTCAACAAATTGTTTGCGTGGGCAGACAAGTCTCGCAAAGGCCTGCTGCTCTTCAtcgacgaggcggacgccttcctgcgccagggccgcggcagcgcgagcgcgatgtctgaagacgcgcggaaCGCTATCTCCGCCTTCCTGCACCACACCGGCACCGAGAGCGACAAgttctgcgtcgtcctcgccacCAACTGCCGCGAAATCCTGGATCGG GCCGTTCTAGATCGCGTCGACGAGCAGTTTGAATTCCCTTTGCCCGCCGTCGAGGAGCGGAAGCGCATGCTGAATCAGTTTCTGGAGGAGTACATTTTCCGCACCACAAAGACGGGAAGGAAAATAGTCGTTGACGAGAAGATCGACGACGCCTTTGTGCAGGAAATGGCAGAAAAAACCGAGGGATTCTCAGGCCGGCAGCTCGCAAAG CTCGTGATTGCCTTCCAGGCCGCAGTTTTCGGTTCCGGCACCAACACCTTGACCCGCGGCATGGCAGAGACGGTCCTCTCGTGGAAGCTGGCGCACTTCGACCAGGACATCGACACAATcgagcgccgctctcgcgagCAGAagctcgccgacgcctaG